In a genomic window of Numenius arquata chromosome 5, bNumArq3.hap1.1, whole genome shotgun sequence:
- the RNF24 gene encoding RING finger protein 24: MAGSLPMSSDFQHYSFRMPNIGFQNLPLNIYIVVFGTAIFVFILSLLFCCYLIRLRHQAHKELYAYKQVILKEKVKELNLHEICAVCLEEFKPKDELGICPCKHAFHRKCLIKWLEVRKVCPLCNMPVLQLAQLHSKQDPGPPQGPLPGAENIV; this comes from the exons ATGGCTGGCAG CCTACCCATGAGCTCAGACTTCCAGCATTACAGTTTCAGGATGCCGAACATAGGATTCCAGAACCTGCCTCTCAACATATACATTGTGGTTTTCGGCACAGCCATCTTTGTCTTCATCCTCAGTTTGCTCTTCTGTTGCTACTTGATCAG GCTCAGACATCAAGCACACAAAGAGCTTTACGCCTACAAACAG GTTATACTCAAGGAAAAGGTGAAGGAGCTGAACCTACACGAG ATCTGCGCTGTTTGCTTGGAGGAGTTCAAGCCCAAGGATGAGCTGGGGATCTGTCCCTGTAAACATGCCTTCCACAGAAA gtgCCTCATCAAGTGGCTGGAGGTGCGGAAAGTGTGCCCGCTCTGCAACATGCCGGTGCTGCAGCTGGCCCAGCTGCACAGCAAGCAGGACCCCggacccccccagggccccctccCCGGCGCAGAGAACATCGTATAG